The Cynocephalus volans isolate mCynVol1 chromosome 2, mCynVol1.pri, whole genome shotgun sequence genome window below encodes:
- the SYNPO gene encoding synaptopodin isoform X2, which yields MIQPLLWQEIPPAGGVPDTPASGWSISLTEKDLKEAKARSQQIAAQLTTPPSSNSRGVQLFNRRRQRVNEFTLESHGKRGQKPSQEFLRALPTSPTGHAPGLSLSPTALPEPGPPRRPNPKSPDKGVPGHSMEGHSEDASLLRHLEKVASEEEEVPLVVYLKENAALLTANGLHLSQNREAQQSPPTPPPPEVHSPDADVNQNLSPPSATLTTPASNSNHNPPATDVNQNPPAAVILPLSSIQQKSSEAQLPPNGTVPDSKSSTLCADGQPPVPAEEVRSNTLLMDKVSTPPTTTSTFTREATPIPSSGTSAPDFMSSSLLIDVQPSALVVSSEQEMSGRVAATTPTKVYSEVHLTLAKPPSVVNRTARPFGIQAPGGMSQMERSPMVERRHPGEKAPAPQPPTVADRSPRPQRHAMSHSPMVERRLVGQRSPALEKRPLGNFTPPPTYAETLSTAPLASRVRSPPSYSALYPSSNPKSSHLKGQAVPLCKTGILEESMARRGSRKSMFTFVEKPKVTPNPDLLDLVQTADEKRRQRDQGEAGVEEEPFALGAEASNFQQEPAPRDRANPAVAEEAVPEWASCLKSPRIQAKPKPKPNQNLSEASGKGAELYARRQSRMEKYVIESSGHAELARCPSPTMSLPSSWKYSTNAPGGFRVASRSPARTPPASLYHGYLPENGILRPEPTKQPLYQLRPSLFVLSPIKEPAKASPRAASPRAASPAKPSSLDLVPSLPKAGLPPSPALPRPSRSSPGLYTSPGQDGLQPTAVSPPYSSDISPVSPSRVWSPRAKQAPRPSFSTRNAGIEAQDRRESLPSSPPWTPSASRPPSSLDGWVSPGPWEPGRGSSMSSPPPLPPPPPMSPSWSERSVSPLRPETDARPPSRQLQALLARNIINAARRKSASPRPAGAESLRPFSPPRAPPPPPRMRSPRPARPGPAVAPGTAFAPILRSPLPAGPSSCVSPRSPLPAPPRPFPYRRSPTDSDVSLDSEDSEAKSPGILGYNICPRGWNGSLRLKRGSVPAEASCTT from the exons ATGATTCAGCCTCTCCTCTGGCAGGAGATTCCTCCTGCCGGAGGAGTACCAGACACGCCTG CATCGGGCTGGAGCATTAGCCTCACCGAGAAGGATCTGAAGGAGGCCAAGGCGCGGAGCCAGCAGATCGCTGCGCAGCTGACCACCCCTCCCAGCTCTAATTCCCGTGGCGTCCAGCTCTTCAATAGGCGCCGGCAGAGGGTGAACGAGTTCACCTTGGAGAGCCACGGCAAGAGGGGACAGAAGCCCAGCCAGGAGTTCCTCAGAGCGCTCCCTACAAGCCCCACAGGCCATGCCCCAGGGCTCAGCCTGAGTCCTACTGCACTGCCTGAGCCAGGCCCTCCAAGGCGCCCCAATCCCAAGAGCCCCGACAAAGGGGTCCCTGGCCACAGCATGGAGGGTCACTCAGAGGACGCCAGCTTGCTGCGGCACCTGGAGAAGGTGGCCAGTGAGGAGGAAGAGGTACCACTGGTGGTTTATTTAAAggagaatgcagccctgctgacagcCAATGGGCTCCACCTGTCCCAGAACCGAGAGGCCCAACAGTCCCCACCGACCCCACCTCCACCTGAGGTCCACAGCCCAGATGCAGATGTCAACCAAAACCTTTCCCCACCCAGTGCCACACTCACCACACCAGCTTCTAACAGCAACCACAACCCGCCAGCCACTGATGTCAATCAGAATCCACCGGCAGCTGTCATCCTGCCACTTTCTAGCATCCAACAGAAGTCGTCAGAGGCACAGCTCCCGCCCAATGGCACAGTGCCAGATTCCAAATCCAGCACTCTGTGTGCTGATGGGCAACCCCCAGTGCCAGCTGAGGAGGTGAGATCCAACACACTCCTAATGGATAAAGTATCAACTCCACCGaccaccaccagcaccttcaCCAGAGAAGCTACTCCCATCCCCAGCTCCGGGACCTCAGCCCCAGATTTCATGTCCAGCTCCCTGCTCATCGATGTCCAGCCCAGTGCCCTAGTAGTGTCATCAGAACAAGAGATGTCTGGACGGGTGGCTGCCACCACACCCACCAAAGTGTACAGTGAGGTCCACCTCACACTGGCCAAACCCCCATCAGTGGTCAACAGGACGGCCAGGCCCTTTGGGATCCAGGCGCCAGGGGGCATGAGCCAGATGGAACGGAGCCCCATGGTAGAGAGACGACATCCTGGAGAGAAGGCCCCAGCACCCCAGCCCCCCACCGTGGCAGACAGGAGTCCCCGACCACAGAGACATGCAATGTCCCACAGTCCCATGGTGGAAAGGAGGCTGGTGGGGCAGCGAAGCCCGGCCTTGGAGAAACGCCCCTTGGGGAActtcaccccaccccccacctacGCTGAGACCCTGTCCACGGCCCCTCTGGCTTCCCGGGTTAGGTCTCCCCCCTCTTATTCTGCCCTGTACCCCAGCTCCAACCCCAAGTCTTCTCATCTGAAGGGCCAGGCAGTTCCCCTCTGCAAGACAGGCATTTTGGAGGAGTCGATGGCTCGCCGGGGCAGCCGGAAATCCATGTTCACCTTCGTGGAGAAGCCCAAGGTGACCCCGAATCCAGACCTGCTGGATCTGGTACAGACAGCTGATGAGAAGAGGAGGCAGAGGGACCAGGGCGAGGCAGGTGTGGAGGAGGAGCCCTTCGCACTGGGGGCCGAGGCCTCCAACTTCCAGCAGGAGCCAGCACCTCGGGACAGGGCCAACCCCGCGGTGGCCGAGGAGGCTGTCCCAGAGTGGGCCTCCTGCCTCAAGTCCCCCCGCATCCAGGCAAAGCCAAAGCCCAAGCCCAACCAGAACCTCTCTGAGGCCTCTGGGAAGGGGGCTGAGCTCTACGCCCGCCGCCAGTCACGGATGGAGAAATACGTTATCGAGTCTTCAGGCCATGCTGAGCTGGCCCGCTGCCCTTCACCCACCATGTCCCTGCCTTCATCCTGGAAATACTCCACTAATGCCCCTGGGGGTTTCCGAGTGGCATCCCGCAGCCCAGCTCGGACCCCACCTGCCTCCCTTTACCATGGCTACCTGCCTGAGAATGGGATCTTGCGCCCGGAGCCCACCAAGCAGCCGCTCTACCAGCTGCGACCCTCGCTCTTTGTCCTCTCCCCCATCAAGGAACCTGCCAAGGCCTCACCAAGGGCTGCCTCACCAAGAGCTGCCTCACCCGCCAAGCCCAGCTCCCTGGACCTGGTGCCCAGCCTGCCCAAGGCGGGCCTCCCGCCGTCTCCTGCCCTGCCTCGACCCTCCCGCTCCTCGCCAGGCCTCTACACCTCACCTGGCCAGGATGGCCTCCAGCCCACTGCCGTGAGCCCTCCCTACAGCAGTGATATCTCCCCCGTGTCTCCCTCCAGGGTGTGGTCTCCTCGAGCCAAGCAGGCCCCCAGGCCCTCTTTCTCCACCCGAAATGCCGGGATCGAGGCTCAG GACCGCCGGGAGAGCCTGCCCTCCTCCCCGCCCTGGACGCCGAGCGCGTCCCGGCCCCCCAGCAGCCTGGACGGCTGGGTGAGCCCGGGGCCGTGGGAGCCCGGCCGCGGGAGCAGCATGAGCAGCCccccgccgctgccgccgccgccgcctatGTCCCCGTCGTGGAGCGAGCGCTCGGTATCCCCGCTGCGACCCGAGACCGATGCGCGGCCCCCGAGCCGCCAGCTGCAGGCGCTCCTGGCGCGAAACATCATCAACGCCGCCCGGCGCAAGAGCGCCTCCCCGCGGCCGGCGGGAGCCGAGAGCCTGCGGCCCTTCTCCCCGCCCagggcgccgccgccgccgccgcgcatGCGCTCGCCGCGGCCCGCACGTCCCGGCCCGGCTGTGGCGCCGGGGACAGCGTTCGCACCCATTCTGCGGAGCCCGCTGCCGGCCGGGCCGTCGTCCTGCGTTAGTCCCCGGAGCCCGCTGCCCGCGCCGCCCAGGCCTTTCCCCTATCGCCGCTCACCCACGGACTCCGATGTGTCCCTCGACTCCGAGGACTCCGAGGCTAAGTCGCCTGGCATCCTCGGCTACAACATCTGTCCCCGCGGGTGGAATGGCAGCCTGAGGCTCAAGCGTGGCAGCGTCCCCGCCGAGGCCTCCTGCACCACCTAA
- the SYNPO gene encoding synaptopodin isoform X1: MEGHSEDASLLRHLEKVASEEEEVPLVVYLKENAALLTANGLHLSQNREAQQSPPTPPPPEVHSPDADVNQNLSPPSATLTTPASNSNHNPPATDVNQNPPAAVILPLSSIQQKSSEAQLPPNGTVPDSKSSTLCADGQPPVPAEEVRSNTLLMDKVSTPPTTTSTFTREATPIPSSGTSAPDFMSSSLLIDVQPSALVVSSEQEMSGRVAATTPTKVYSEVHLTLAKPPSVVNRTARPFGIQAPGGMSQMERSPMVERRHPGEKAPAPQPPTVADRSPRPQRHAMSHSPMVERRLVGQRSPALEKRPLGNFTPPPTYAETLSTAPLASRVRSPPSYSALYPSSNPKSSHLKGQAVPLCKTGILEESMARRGSRKSMFTFVEKPKVTPNPDLLDLVQTADEKRRQRDQGEAGVEEEPFALGAEASNFQQEPAPRDRANPAVAEEAVPEWASCLKSPRIQAKPKPKPNQNLSEASGKGAELYARRQSRMEKYVIESSGHAELARCPSPTMSLPSSWKYSTNAPGGFRVASRSPARTPPASLYHGYLPENGILRPEPTKQPLYQLRPSLFVLSPIKEPAKASPRAASPRAASPAKPSSLDLVPSLPKAGLPPSPALPRPSRSSPGLYTSPGQDGLQPTAVSPPYSSDISPVSPSRVWSPRAKQAPRPSFSTRNAGIEAQVWKPSFCFK; the protein is encoded by the coding sequence ATGGAGGGTCACTCAGAGGACGCCAGCTTGCTGCGGCACCTGGAGAAGGTGGCCAGTGAGGAGGAAGAGGTACCACTGGTGGTTTATTTAAAggagaatgcagccctgctgacagcCAATGGGCTCCACCTGTCCCAGAACCGAGAGGCCCAACAGTCCCCACCGACCCCACCTCCACCTGAGGTCCACAGCCCAGATGCAGATGTCAACCAAAACCTTTCCCCACCCAGTGCCACACTCACCACACCAGCTTCTAACAGCAACCACAACCCGCCAGCCACTGATGTCAATCAGAATCCACCGGCAGCTGTCATCCTGCCACTTTCTAGCATCCAACAGAAGTCGTCAGAGGCACAGCTCCCGCCCAATGGCACAGTGCCAGATTCCAAATCCAGCACTCTGTGTGCTGATGGGCAACCCCCAGTGCCAGCTGAGGAGGTGAGATCCAACACACTCCTAATGGATAAAGTATCAACTCCACCGaccaccaccagcaccttcaCCAGAGAAGCTACTCCCATCCCCAGCTCCGGGACCTCAGCCCCAGATTTCATGTCCAGCTCCCTGCTCATCGATGTCCAGCCCAGTGCCCTAGTAGTGTCATCAGAACAAGAGATGTCTGGACGGGTGGCTGCCACCACACCCACCAAAGTGTACAGTGAGGTCCACCTCACACTGGCCAAACCCCCATCAGTGGTCAACAGGACGGCCAGGCCCTTTGGGATCCAGGCGCCAGGGGGCATGAGCCAGATGGAACGGAGCCCCATGGTAGAGAGACGACATCCTGGAGAGAAGGCCCCAGCACCCCAGCCCCCCACCGTGGCAGACAGGAGTCCCCGACCACAGAGACATGCAATGTCCCACAGTCCCATGGTGGAAAGGAGGCTGGTGGGGCAGCGAAGCCCGGCCTTGGAGAAACGCCCCTTGGGGAActtcaccccaccccccacctacGCTGAGACCCTGTCCACGGCCCCTCTGGCTTCCCGGGTTAGGTCTCCCCCCTCTTATTCTGCCCTGTACCCCAGCTCCAACCCCAAGTCTTCTCATCTGAAGGGCCAGGCAGTTCCCCTCTGCAAGACAGGCATTTTGGAGGAGTCGATGGCTCGCCGGGGCAGCCGGAAATCCATGTTCACCTTCGTGGAGAAGCCCAAGGTGACCCCGAATCCAGACCTGCTGGATCTGGTACAGACAGCTGATGAGAAGAGGAGGCAGAGGGACCAGGGCGAGGCAGGTGTGGAGGAGGAGCCCTTCGCACTGGGGGCCGAGGCCTCCAACTTCCAGCAGGAGCCAGCACCTCGGGACAGGGCCAACCCCGCGGTGGCCGAGGAGGCTGTCCCAGAGTGGGCCTCCTGCCTCAAGTCCCCCCGCATCCAGGCAAAGCCAAAGCCCAAGCCCAACCAGAACCTCTCTGAGGCCTCTGGGAAGGGGGCTGAGCTCTACGCCCGCCGCCAGTCACGGATGGAGAAATACGTTATCGAGTCTTCAGGCCATGCTGAGCTGGCCCGCTGCCCTTCACCCACCATGTCCCTGCCTTCATCCTGGAAATACTCCACTAATGCCCCTGGGGGTTTCCGAGTGGCATCCCGCAGCCCAGCTCGGACCCCACCTGCCTCCCTTTACCATGGCTACCTGCCTGAGAATGGGATCTTGCGCCCGGAGCCCACCAAGCAGCCGCTCTACCAGCTGCGACCCTCGCTCTTTGTCCTCTCCCCCATCAAGGAACCTGCCAAGGCCTCACCAAGGGCTGCCTCACCAAGAGCTGCCTCACCCGCCAAGCCCAGCTCCCTGGACCTGGTGCCCAGCCTGCCCAAGGCGGGCCTCCCGCCGTCTCCTGCCCTGCCTCGACCCTCCCGCTCCTCGCCAGGCCTCTACACCTCACCTGGCCAGGATGGCCTCCAGCCCACTGCCGTGAGCCCTCCCTACAGCAGTGATATCTCCCCCGTGTCTCCCTCCAGGGTGTGGTCTCCTCGAGCCAAGCAGGCCCCCAGGCCCTCTTTCTCCACCCGAAATGCCGGGATCGAGGCTCAGGTGTGGAAGCCTTCCTTCTGCTTCAAGTAA